From one Streptomyces sp. ICC1 genomic stretch:
- a CDS encoding isocitrate lyase/phosphoenolpyruvate mutase family protein produces MTVDAKSTEKALRLRALGEGLLVLPNAWDAASAAVIEAAGASAIATTSGGVAWGIGRGDGQHAPRARMLEAAARIVAAVDLPVTVDVEGGYEDVGQTVREVVAVGAVGINLEDSKASDGTLYTAAEQAGRIRAAREAAAAAGLPELVVNARTDVFLFGIGEEPGRLADVLARVEAYAAAGADGIFVPGLLDLAALAEIARGPLPVNAMAGPGGPSVAELAAAGVRRVSVGTAVAQAAYSAARAAAEELLGQGTYGALGASLDYGTLNGLFVK; encoded by the coding sequence ATGACGGTCGATGCGAAGAGCACCGAGAAGGCCCTGCGGCTGCGGGCGTTGGGCGAGGGTCTCCTGGTGCTGCCCAACGCCTGGGACGCGGCCAGCGCGGCGGTGATCGAGGCGGCCGGCGCGTCGGCGATCGCCACGACCAGCGGCGGCGTGGCCTGGGGGATCGGCCGCGGCGACGGCCAGCACGCCCCGCGCGCGCGGATGCTGGAGGCTGCCGCGCGCATCGTGGCGGCCGTGGACCTGCCGGTCACCGTGGATGTCGAGGGCGGTTACGAGGACGTCGGGCAGACCGTGCGCGAGGTCGTGGCGGTGGGCGCCGTCGGCATCAACCTGGAGGACTCCAAGGCGTCCGACGGCACGCTGTACACGGCCGCGGAGCAGGCCGGGCGGATCCGCGCCGCCCGCGAGGCGGCCGCCGCGGCCGGGCTGCCGGAGCTGGTGGTCAACGCCCGTACCGACGTGTTCCTGTTCGGGATCGGTGAGGAGCCGGGCCGGCTGGCGGACGTGCTCGCGCGCGTGGAGGCGTACGCGGCGGCCGGCGCCGACGGGATCTTCGTGCCCGGCCTGCTGGACCTGGCGGCCCTGGCCGAGATCGCGCGGGGGCCGCTGCCGGTCAACGCCATGGCGGGCCCGGGCGGTCCGTCGGTCGCCGAGCTGGCGGCGGCCGGGGTGCGCCGGGTCAGCGTCGGCACCGCGGTGGCGCAGGCGGCGTACTCGGCGGCCCGCGCCGCCGCCGAGGAACTGCTGGGGCAGGGCACCTACGGGGCTCTCGGGGCTTCGCTCGACTACGGGACGCTCAACGGGCTGTTCGTGAAGTGA
- a CDS encoding 4-hydroxy-3-methylbut-2-enyl diphosphate reductase: MSETRAPKKVILAEPRGFCAGVRRAIQIVEEALNKYGAPVYVRKEIVHNHYVVRSLEQRGAIFVDSEEEVPEGSVCVFSAHGVSPAVRTNAAHRELDVIDATCPLVSKVHQEAIRYARDGKTILLIGHSDHEEVEGTYGEAPASTIIVEDVEAVAALDLPSDADVAYLSQTTLSLDETSGVIDALREKFPALEGKGDICYASQNRQNAVKAIAHRSDLVLVVGSVNSSNSIRMVEVARDLGTAAYLVPEVGDLRTEWLDGVSSVGVSAGASAPEILIDQLLERLATLGYVDLELEQTAIENVVFSLPASLTGASVR; the protein is encoded by the coding sequence ATGTCAGAAACCAGAGCTCCGAAAAAGGTGATTCTGGCGGAGCCGCGTGGATTCTGCGCCGGTGTGCGCCGAGCGATACAGATCGTCGAGGAGGCCCTGAACAAGTACGGAGCACCCGTATACGTCCGCAAGGAAATCGTCCACAACCACTACGTCGTCCGCTCCCTGGAGCAGCGCGGCGCGATCTTCGTGGACTCCGAGGAGGAAGTGCCGGAGGGCTCGGTCTGCGTGTTCTCCGCCCACGGGGTCTCGCCGGCCGTCCGCACCAACGCGGCGCACCGCGAGCTCGACGTCATCGACGCAACCTGCCCGCTGGTCTCCAAGGTGCACCAGGAGGCCATCCGCTACGCACGGGACGGCAAGACGATCCTCCTGATCGGCCACAGCGACCACGAAGAGGTCGAGGGCACCTACGGAGAGGCCCCCGCCTCGACCATCATCGTCGAGGACGTCGAAGCGGTGGCCGCGCTGGACCTGCCTTCGGACGCGGACGTGGCCTACCTGTCGCAGACCACGCTGTCGCTGGACGAGACCTCCGGCGTCATCGACGCCCTCCGGGAGAAGTTCCCGGCGCTCGAGGGCAAGGGCGACATCTGCTACGCCAGCCAGAACCGGCAGAACGCCGTGAAGGCGATCGCCCACCGCAGCGACCTGGTGCTCGTGGTCGGCTCGGTCAACTCCAGCAACTCGATCCGGATGGTCGAGGTGGCCCGCGACCTGGGCACCGCCGCGTACCTGGTGCCCGAGGTGGGCGACCTGCGCACCGAGTGGCTCGACGGGGTCTCCTCCGTCGGCGTGAGCGCCGGGGCGAGCGCGCCCGAGATCCTGATCGACCAGCTCCTCGAGCGGCTGGCGACGCTCGGCTACGTCGATCTCGAACTCGAGCAGACCGCCATCGAAAACGTGGTCTTCAGCCTTCCGGCAAGCCTCACCGGGGCATCGGTTCGGTGA
- a CDS encoding polyprenyl synthetase family protein, which yields MTTVVTDIQQLRAGLLDQVEQRLEQFVERQRAYWYGINPRAAQPVDAISSLVASGGKRLRPVFALSGFLAAGGNPSDSVAIDASAALELLQAFALIHDDVVDNSSLRRGSPTVHRLHEAEHQINGWQGESRRFGEGVAVLAGDLALIYADQLTTRFPAPARAVWDELRAEMVIGQHLDVAVAAEGVVDPSLSRWIAVCKSGRYTIHRPLVLGATLAGRPDLASAFETYGLALGEAFQLRDDLIDAFGTTEDAGKPTGLDFAEHKMTLLLALAAEQDARVRSLLDRKDGAPWDVELLRKVLEETGVRATVERTIAGLVDKACESIARSGLDESWCEEFSRLATRVAYRSH from the coding sequence ATGACGACCGTCGTTACCGATATTCAGCAACTCCGGGCCGGATTGCTCGACCAGGTGGAGCAGCGGCTCGAGCAGTTCGTCGAGCGCCAGCGCGCGTACTGGTACGGGATCAACCCCCGGGCCGCCCAGCCGGTGGACGCGATCTCCTCGCTGGTCGCCAGCGGCGGCAAGCGGCTGCGCCCCGTGTTCGCCCTCAGCGGCTTCCTGGCCGCCGGCGGCAACCCGTCCGACTCGGTCGCCATCGACGCCTCCGCGGCCCTCGAACTGCTCCAGGCGTTCGCGCTGATCCACGACGACGTCGTGGACAACTCCTCGCTGCGCCGCGGCTCCCCCACCGTCCACCGGCTGCACGAGGCCGAGCACCAGATCAACGGCTGGCAGGGCGAGTCCCGCCGCTTCGGCGAGGGCGTCGCGGTCCTCGCCGGCGACCTGGCCCTCATCTACGCCGACCAGCTCACCACCCGCTTCCCCGCCCCGGCCCGCGCCGTCTGGGACGAACTGCGCGCCGAGATGGTCATCGGCCAGCACCTGGACGTGGCGGTCGCCGCGGAGGGCGTGGTCGACCCCTCGCTGTCCCGCTGGATCGCGGTGTGCAAGTCGGGCCGCTACACCATCCACCGCCCGCTGGTGCTCGGCGCCACCCTGGCCGGACGCCCCGACCTGGCCTCGGCGTTCGAGACGTACGGGCTCGCCCTGGGCGAGGCCTTCCAGCTCCGCGACGACCTGATCGACGCCTTCGGCACCACCGAGGACGCCGGCAAGCCGACCGGCCTGGACTTCGCCGAGCACAAGATGACCCTCCTGCTGGCGCTGGCCGCCGAACAGGACGCCCGGGTGCGCTCGCTCCTGGACCGCAAGGACGGCGCCCCCTGGGACGTCGAGCTGCTGCGCAAGGTCCTGGAGGAGACCGGGGTCCGCGCCACCGTGGAGCGCACCATCGCCGGACTCGTGGACAAGGCCTGCGAGTCGATCGCCCGTTCGGGGCTGGACGAGTCCTGGTGCGAGGAGTTCTCCCGGCTGGCTACCCGGGTCGCCTACCGAAGCCACTGA
- a CDS encoding Gfo/Idh/MocA family oxidoreductase produces MPRTLIVGFGRAGHGLHWTVLERLRRTERGAALISGLPPVVYDFNPHTPQLTDAEVISVPELAKAAELLDPKDTVVHLCTPPTHRLEPLRELAELGFDRILVEKPLVADTEELAAIDALRAGHGLKVMVVAHWLQSALTTRLRSLVQGGKLGTLETIFVAQRKPRLVRTLQTEGHPTAFDVELPHSVGVALKLAGEGRTAGAELHDMHVGDRVIPEMGAARLLLDHDGGVQTEIFSDLASPIRERVIRLGFSDGWAVGHYPISESDDYAHLHTSADGKNVRSVFRDDSLARFLLHAYEQFTTDADLEADFRLNSRVTTVLAEAKELARIARLEEALQEEALPHAS; encoded by the coding sequence ATGCCCAGAACACTGATCGTAGGCTTCGGCCGGGCCGGTCACGGGCTCCATTGGACCGTCCTGGAGCGGCTGCGCCGCACCGAGCGCGGCGCCGCCCTCATCTCCGGCCTCCCGCCCGTGGTCTACGACTTCAACCCGCACACCCCGCAGCTCACCGACGCCGAGGTGATCTCCGTACCGGAGCTCGCCAAGGCCGCTGAGCTCCTCGATCCCAAGGACACCGTCGTCCACCTGTGCACGCCGCCCACGCACCGGCTGGAGCCGCTGCGGGAGCTGGCGGAGCTGGGGTTCGACCGGATCCTCGTGGAGAAGCCGCTGGTGGCCGACACCGAGGAACTGGCGGCCATCGACGCCCTGCGGGCCGGTCACGGCCTGAAGGTCATGGTGGTGGCGCACTGGCTGCAGAGCGCCCTGACCACCCGGCTGCGGTCCCTGGTGCAGGGCGGCAAGCTCGGCACGCTGGAGACCATCTTCGTGGCGCAGCGCAAGCCGCGCCTGGTGCGCACCCTGCAGACCGAGGGCCACCCGACGGCCTTCGACGTGGAGCTGCCGCACTCGGTGGGGGTGGCGCTCAAGCTGGCCGGCGAGGGCCGGACGGCCGGGGCCGAACTGCACGACATGCACGTCGGCGACAGGGTCATCCCCGAGATGGGGGCGGCCCGGCTGCTGCTGGACCACGACGGCGGCGTCCAGACGGAGATCTTCTCCGACCTGGCCTCGCCGATCCGGGAACGGGTGATCCGCCTCGGGTTCAGCGACGGGTGGGCCGTGGGCCACTACCCGATCAGCGAGAGCGACGACTACGCGCACCTGCACACCTCCGCCGACGGGAAGAACGTCCGCTCGGTCTTCCGGGACGACTCCCTGGCCCGGTTCCTGCTCCACGCGTACGAGCAGTTCACCACGGACGCGGACCTGGAAGCCGACTTCCGGCTCAACTCCCGGGTGACGACCGTGCTCGCGGAAGCCAAGGAACTGGCCAGGATCGCCCGTCTCGAAGAGGCGCTCCAGGAAGAGGCACTGCCCCATGCTTCCTGA
- a CDS encoding sugar phosphate isomerase/epimerase family protein: MLPDLRSVARHAPRGEAAPGILYAGIGDEAGRTLEQQVRAVSGLGWQLIEMRSVGGVAIADLDDAAFGACLRALGEAGLGTACVDSRIADWSRPISQGVEQDLAELNRLAERCAALGTRYVRVMSYPNDGWDEAEWGTEVIRRMRLLAARANASGLVLLHENCAGWAGRSAERMLRLLAEVDSPALRLLFDTGNGAAYGYEAYGVLERLMSQCPEAVAHVHVKDAVGSGTAAAYTLPGRGESQVARCLRLLLEHGYTGAWSIEPHLALRPHESRTELGEDGPDLFVEYGRHLEHLVATEVVASATDETREENARAGIDH; the protein is encoded by the coding sequence ATGCTTCCTGACCTGCGGAGCGTCGCGCGGCACGCGCCGAGGGGCGAGGCAGCCCCCGGGATCCTCTACGCGGGGATCGGCGACGAGGCCGGGCGCACTCTGGAGCAGCAGGTCCGCGCGGTCTCCGGACTGGGCTGGCAGCTGATCGAGATGCGCAGCGTGGGCGGGGTCGCGATCGCGGACCTGGACGACGCGGCCTTCGGCGCCTGCCTGCGGGCGCTGGGGGAAGCGGGGCTGGGCACCGCGTGCGTGGACTCGCGGATCGCGGACTGGTCGAGGCCGATCAGCCAGGGCGTCGAGCAGGACCTGGCCGAGCTGAACCGGCTCGCCGAGCGGTGCGCCGCCCTCGGCACCCGCTACGTGCGGGTCATGTCCTACCCCAACGACGGGTGGGACGAGGCCGAGTGGGGCACCGAGGTGATCCGCCGGATGCGGCTGCTGGCCGCCCGGGCGAACGCCTCGGGCCTGGTCCTCCTGCACGAGAACTGTGCGGGCTGGGCCGGGCGCAGCGCGGAGCGGATGCTGCGGCTGCTGGCGGAGGTGGACAGCCCGGCGCTGCGGCTGCTGTTCGACACCGGCAACGGGGCGGCGTACGGGTACGAGGCCTACGGGGTGCTGGAGCGGCTGATGAGCCAGTGCCCCGAGGCGGTCGCCCACGTCCACGTGAAGGACGCGGTCGGCAGCGGGACGGCCGCGGCCTACACGCTGCCCGGCCGGGGCGAGAGCCAGGTGGCCCGGTGTCTGCGGCTGCTGCTGGAGCACGGGTACACCGGCGCCTGGTCGATCGAACCGCACCTGGCGCTGCGGCCGCACGAGAGCCGCACCGAGCTGGGCGAGGACGGGCCCGACCTGTTCGTGGAGTACGGGCGGCACCTGGAACACCTGGTCGCCACCGAGGTCGTGGCATCGGCCACTGACGAGACGAGAGAGGAGAACGCACGTGCCGGCATCGACCACTGA
- a CDS encoding M20/M25/M40 family metallo-hydrolase, translated as MPASTTEPRTAPLRTAPLTAGDDALLLRLLSLPTAGPLETGAGGEVRLWEAQLAYAEAARELGFTVEWHGTADADELADEQVPAVVRWAVRDGGEFLASQPSLVLRLGPPLPRSRTVMFNIHVDTVAGVQPVSLADGRFHGRGAIDAKGPAVALLAGIRAALDAEPAVGREIGVLIQLVSGEEGGAMGVYGTRPLIERGYTGRLNIFCEPTGRRLLTRSTAAMTARVRVAGDDSIDDAPAAGHNATVLLGHVAGHLADTLPRYATSGQVCVAGLQTGPLHNKVYGTGQLLLNLSYGSGADGIALEEAVGHELRLALAGFRHRFAGSELIGRTAADAEEITTLDWLKRGLPALESRDAWAERLLTEEAGLERWPADEAAFTCDAIWADGLPDGFTAVFGPGDLQRNNAHAEGEFADREELELFAGDIARLLIAFATNDLPSTTSTSTT; from the coding sequence GTGCCGGCATCGACCACTGAGCCGCGGACCGCGCCGCTGCGGACCGCGCCGCTCACCGCCGGGGACGACGCGCTGCTGCTGCGGCTGCTGTCCCTGCCGACCGCCGGTCCGCTGGAGACCGGGGCGGGCGGCGAGGTCCGGCTGTGGGAGGCCCAGCTGGCCTACGCCGAGGCGGCCCGGGAGCTCGGTTTCACCGTCGAGTGGCACGGCACCGCCGACGCCGACGAGCTGGCCGACGAGCAGGTCCCGGCGGTCGTGCGGTGGGCGGTGCGGGACGGCGGGGAGTTCCTGGCCTCGCAGCCCAGCCTGGTGCTGCGGCTCGGGCCGCCGCTGCCGCGGTCGCGGACCGTGATGTTCAACATCCACGTGGACACGGTCGCCGGGGTGCAGCCGGTGTCGCTGGCCGACGGCCGCTTCCACGGCCGGGGCGCCATCGACGCCAAGGGCCCCGCGGTGGCCCTGCTGGCCGGAATCCGGGCGGCGCTCGACGCGGAGCCCGCCGTCGGCCGCGAGATTGGTGTCCTGATCCAGCTGGTGTCCGGCGAGGAGGGCGGCGCCATGGGGGTCTACGGCACCCGGCCGCTGATCGAGCGTGGGTACACGGGCCGGTTGAACATCTTCTGCGAGCCGACGGGGCGGCGGCTGCTGACCCGCTCCACGGCCGCGATGACGGCCCGGGTGCGGGTGGCGGGCGACGACTCCATCGACGACGCCCCGGCCGCCGGGCACAACGCGACGGTCCTGCTGGGGCACGTGGCCGGCCACCTGGCCGACACCCTGCCGCGGTACGCGACCAGCGGCCAGGTGTGCGTGGCCGGCCTGCAGACCGGACCGCTGCACAACAAGGTCTACGGGACGGGCCAGTTGCTGCTGAACCTGTCCTACGGCTCCGGCGCCGACGGCATCGCACTGGAGGAGGCCGTAGGCCACGAGCTGCGCCTGGCGCTGGCCGGCTTCCGCCACCGCTTCGCCGGCAGCGAGCTGATCGGGCGGACCGCCGCGGACGCGGAGGAGATCACCACCCTGGACTGGCTCAAACGCGGACTGCCCGCCCTGGAGTCCCGCGACGCGTGGGCGGAGCGGCTGCTGACCGAGGAGGCCGGGCTGGAGCGCTGGCCGGCCGACGAGGCCGCCTTCACCTGCGACGCCATCTGGGCCGACGGGCTGCCGGACGGGTTCACGGCCGTGTTCGGCCCCGGGGACCTGCAGCGCAACAACGCCCACGCCGAGGGCGAGTTCGCCGACCGGGAGGAACTCGAACTGTTCGCCGGGGACATCGCCCGGCTACTGATCGCCTTCGCCACCAACGACCTGCCGTCGACGACGTCGACGTCGACGACGTGA
- a CDS encoding Ldh family oxidoreductase, which translates to MTTATATAERSRTVRLDHGELVGFTAEVFVRRGLAEDRARAAAEALVYGDLTGVSSHGLANLTRQYLPLFDEGRADPEANLEIVADRGAAVLVDSHRALGLWSAGAAMELAAERARTHGIGLVSLYNGTHFGCAGYFTGKLAQQGQIGLLAGNCGGQRIIRPPGGAAAMLGTNPFSLAVPAGEHPPYVLDMSTTVVPTGRVRAAERAGKRIPEGWLADDAGTPVTDPGAFDRGEAHLQWLGGRPETGAYKGYGLSLLVETLAALLPGANLGPTGELGGARPNGRDDNIGFLALAIAPGTLRPEGEFLAQADDLFASLLGAPAIDPARPVSYPGWPEDRHARQAREHGVPLAAALHGELLAVAEQYSLVPPAPLGGER; encoded by the coding sequence ATGACCACCGCCACAGCCACCGCCGAGCGGTCCCGCACCGTCCGGCTCGACCACGGCGAGCTCGTCGGCTTCACCGCCGAGGTGTTCGTCCGCCGGGGCCTGGCCGAGGACCGGGCACGGGCCGCCGCCGAGGCGCTGGTGTACGGGGACCTGACCGGGGTCAGCTCCCACGGCCTGGCCAACCTGACCCGCCAGTACCTGCCCCTGTTCGACGAGGGGCGCGCCGACCCCGAGGCCAATCTGGAGATCGTCGCCGATCGGGGCGCGGCGGTCCTGGTGGACTCGCACCGGGCGCTGGGCCTGTGGTCGGCGGGCGCGGCGATGGAGCTGGCCGCCGAGCGGGCCCGGACCCACGGGATCGGCCTGGTCTCCCTGTACAACGGCACCCACTTCGGGTGCGCCGGGTACTTCACGGGCAAGCTGGCCCAGCAGGGCCAGATCGGCCTGCTGGCCGGCAACTGCGGCGGGCAGCGCATCATCCGCCCGCCGGGCGGAGCCGCCGCGATGCTCGGCACCAACCCGTTCAGCCTGGCCGTACCGGCCGGCGAACACCCCCCGTACGTCCTGGACATGAGCACCACGGTGGTCCCCACGGGCCGGGTGCGGGCGGCCGAGCGGGCCGGGAAGCGGATCCCCGAGGGCTGGCTCGCCGACGACGCGGGCACCCCGGTCACCGACCCCGGAGCCTTCGACCGCGGCGAGGCGCACCTGCAGTGGCTGGGCGGGCGCCCGGAGACCGGCGCCTACAAGGGGTACGGGCTGAGCCTGCTGGTGGAGACGCTGGCGGCGCTGCTGCCCGGCGCGAACCTCGGTCCGACCGGGGAGCTCGGCGGGGCCCGCCCCAACGGCCGCGACGACAACATCGGCTTCCTCGCCCTGGCGATCGCACCGGGCACGCTGCGCCCCGAGGGCGAGTTCCTGGCGCAGGCCGACGATCTGTTCGCCTCCCTGCTGGGGGCCCCGGCGATCGATCCCGCCCGGCCGGTGAGCTACCCCGGCTGGCCCGAGGACCGGCACGCGCGCCAGGCGCGCGAACACGGCGTACCGCTGGCCGCCGCCCTCCACGGCGAGCTGCTGGCAGTCGCCGAGCAGTACTCCCTCGTCCCGCCCGCTCCCCTTGGAGGAGAACGATGA
- a CDS encoding Gfo/Idh/MocA family oxidoreductase, with translation MSKIRIGIVGLGVISRFYLEALEGLPGLELAAVCDLNEEVLAPFEGKIPTYRDHRELLAGTELDAVVVNVPNDVHFAVVRDALSAGRAVCVEKPLAITVEEGRTLRALASVRKVALFTAYHRRYNTNVLALRDGLPDGVPVEKLTVRYWEKIEEHVGRDQWYLNPERCGGGAVADNGPNAIDVVHLLLGEVSLTGADVTRDENGVDQQAVIRLTSADGTEAVVDLDWAYGHGELKDVEVVLGDGRRFSADMLGGYPGFKSSLGHEYVGVLEEFAEVLRGERATWPDGLATLELVHQVYRSERTAVTAG, from the coding sequence ATGAGCAAGATCCGTATCGGCATCGTGGGGCTGGGAGTGATCTCCCGCTTCTACCTGGAGGCGCTCGAGGGCCTCCCGGGCCTGGAACTGGCCGCCGTGTGCGACCTCAACGAAGAGGTGCTGGCCCCCTTCGAGGGGAAGATCCCCACCTACCGCGACCACCGCGAACTGCTGGCCGGCACGGAGCTCGACGCGGTCGTCGTCAACGTCCCCAACGACGTGCACTTCGCGGTCGTCCGGGACGCCCTGAGCGCCGGACGCGCGGTCTGCGTCGAGAAGCCCCTCGCGATCACCGTGGAGGAGGGCCGGACGCTGCGGGCACTGGCCTCCGTCCGCAAGGTGGCGCTGTTCACCGCGTACCACCGCCGCTACAACACCAACGTCCTCGCCCTGCGGGACGGCCTGCCGGACGGTGTCCCCGTCGAGAAGCTGACGGTGCGCTACTGGGAGAAGATCGAGGAGCACGTCGGCCGCGACCAGTGGTACCTGAACCCGGAGCGGTGCGGCGGCGGCGCGGTCGCCGACAACGGCCCCAACGCCATCGACGTGGTGCACCTGCTCCTCGGCGAGGTCTCGCTGACCGGCGCGGACGTCACCCGCGACGAGAACGGCGTGGACCAGCAGGCCGTGATCCGGCTGACCTCGGCCGACGGGACCGAGGCCGTCGTGGACCTGGACTGGGCCTACGGCCACGGGGAGCTCAAGGACGTCGAGGTCGTGCTCGGCGACGGGCGCCGGTTCTCCGCCGACATGCTGGGCGGCTACCCGGGCTTCAAGAGCTCGCTGGGCCACGAGTACGTGGGCGTCCTCGAGGAGTTCGCCGAGGTGCTGCGCGGCGAGCGCGCCACCTGGCCGGACGGCCTGGCCACCCTCGAACTCGTCCACCAGGTCTACCGGTCCGAGCGCACGGCCGTCACCGCCGGCTGA
- the dxs gene encoding 1-deoxy-D-xylulose-5-phosphate synthase — protein MAHPENGRKKSVNGVVVKVLKHRRDDRGMVLEPYTSRCVREGEIHELVTTDQVTTQPGGTVDRVAFLGFVELTNGGVLDRGDEVWSGEQRVGTVLGYDACHFPNHYNVLISTDTPKTGPEIGLEPSTEIRFVPAEGHRDRAEGVGRLLRAVRTPQDLRSMNHEQLNQLAGEIRQTLVEKVSKTGGHLGPNLGVVELTIALHRVFRSPHDSIVWDTGHQTYVHKMLTGRADQFDKLRQADGLSGYPSRAESVHDLVENSHATTALSYADGLAKAYKLKGQKDRFAVAVIGDGAMTGGMCWEAINNIAADKELPVVIVVNDNGRSYAPTIGGLAEQLTKLRTSHKYGRVLEWGKLVAKAPVLGSGLYDVLHGAKKGLKDTVAPQNLFDGLGLKYIGPVDGHDTVALEKALTRARHFGGPVLVHVITTKGNGYAPAENHELDRFHATAAFDISTGRAKAPATPAPRSWTSVFSEEIVKAGHRREDLVAITAAMLEPTGLRDFSLAFPERTFDVGIAEQHAVTSAAGLAMGGMHPVVAMYATFLNRAFDQALMDVALHKQPVTFVLDRAGVTGDDGASHNGMWDLSILNVVPGMRIAAPRDGRRLGELFQEAIEVKDGPTAVRFPKGPVQSDIDTVDRVGGIDVLHRGESADILLVAVGSMAQTCLDAASLLEADGIGCTVVDPRWIKPVDPALIPLAARHRLVATVEDNGLSGGAGSAVAMALRAAGVDTPTREFGIAQEFLDHAKRADILKALGLTPGDIALKLSGALQRQPAAQLPAEQLV, from the coding sequence ATGGCACACCCGGAGAACGGTCGGAAGAAGAGCGTCAACGGCGTTGTCGTCAAGGTGCTCAAGCACCGCCGAGACGACCGCGGCATGGTCCTGGAGCCGTACACGAGCCGCTGCGTGCGGGAGGGCGAGATCCACGAGCTGGTGACCACCGACCAGGTCACCACCCAGCCGGGCGGCACCGTCGACCGGGTGGCGTTCCTCGGCTTCGTCGAGCTCACCAACGGCGGGGTCCTGGACCGCGGCGACGAGGTCTGGTCCGGTGAGCAGCGCGTCGGCACCGTCCTCGGCTACGACGCCTGCCACTTCCCCAACCACTACAACGTCCTGATCTCCACCGACACCCCGAAGACCGGCCCGGAGATCGGCCTGGAGCCGTCCACGGAGATCCGCTTCGTGCCGGCCGAGGGCCACCGCGACCGCGCCGAGGGCGTCGGCCGGCTGCTGCGGGCCGTGCGCACCCCGCAGGACCTGCGCTCGATGAACCACGAGCAGCTGAACCAGCTGGCGGGGGAGATCCGCCAGACCCTGGTGGAGAAGGTCTCCAAGACCGGCGGCCACCTCGGCCCCAACCTCGGTGTCGTCGAGCTGACCATCGCCCTGCACCGGGTGTTCCGCTCCCCGCACGACTCGATCGTCTGGGACACCGGCCACCAGACCTACGTCCACAAGATGCTGACGGGCCGCGCCGACCAGTTCGACAAGCTGCGCCAGGCCGACGGCCTCTCGGGCTACCCCTCGCGGGCCGAGTCGGTCCACGACCTGGTGGAGAACTCCCACGCGACCACCGCCCTGTCCTACGCGGACGGCCTGGCCAAGGCGTACAAGCTCAAGGGCCAGAAGGACCGCTTCGCGGTCGCGGTCATCGGCGACGGCGCCATGACCGGCGGCATGTGCTGGGAGGCCATCAACAACATCGCGGCCGACAAGGAGCTGCCGGTCGTCATCGTCGTCAACGACAACGGCCGCTCGTACGCGCCGACCATCGGCGGCCTGGCCGAGCAGCTGACCAAGCTGCGCACCTCGCACAAGTACGGCCGGGTGCTGGAATGGGGCAAGCTGGTCGCCAAGGCCCCGGTGCTGGGCAGCGGACTGTACGACGTCCTGCACGGCGCGAAGAAGGGCCTCAAGGACACCGTCGCCCCGCAGAACCTCTTCGACGGGCTCGGCCTGAAGTACATCGGCCCGGTCGACGGCCACGACACGGTGGCGCTGGAGAAGGCCCTGACGCGGGCCCGCCACTTCGGCGGCCCGGTCCTCGTCCACGTCATCACCACCAAGGGCAACGGCTACGCCCCGGCGGAGAACCACGAGCTGGACCGCTTCCACGCCACGGCCGCCTTCGACATCAGCACCGGCCGGGCGAAGGCCCCCGCGACCCCGGCCCCGCGCAGCTGGACCTCGGTGTTCAGCGAGGAGATCGTCAAGGCCGGACACCGCCGCGAGGACCTGGTGGCGATCACGGCGGCGATGCTGGAGCCGACCGGGCTGCGGGACTTCTCGCTGGCCTTCCCGGAGCGCACCTTCGACGTCGGCATCGCCGAGCAGCACGCGGTGACCTCGGCGGCGGGCCTGGCCATGGGCGGCATGCACCCGGTCGTGGCGATGTACGCGACCTTCCTGAACCGCGCGTTCGACCAGGCGCTGATGGACGTGGCCCTGCACAAGCAGCCGGTCACCTTCGTCCTGGACCGGGCCGGTGTGACGGGTGACGACGGCGCCAGCCACAACGGCATGTGGGACCTGTCGATCCTGAACGTGGTGCCGGGGATGCGGATCGCCGCCCCGCGCGACGGCCGCCGGCTGGGCGAGCTGTTCCAGGAGGCCATCGAGGTCAAGGACGGGCCCACCGCGGTGCGCTTCCCCAAGGGGCCGGTGCAGTCCGACATCGACACGGTGGACAGGGTCGGCGGCATAGACGTCCTGCACCGCGGCGAGAGCGCGGACATCCTCCTCGTCGCCGTCGGCAGCATGGCGCAGACCTGCCTGGACGCGGCCTCCCTGCTGGAGGCCGACGGGATCGGCTGCACCGTGGTCGACCCCCGCTGGATCAAGCCGGTCGACCCGGCCCTGATCCCGCTGGCCGCGCGCCACCGCCTGGTGGCGACCGTCGAGGACAACGGCCTGTCCGGCGGCGCCGGTTCGGCCGTGGCGATGGCCCTGCGCGCCGCGGGCGTGGACACCCCGACCCGCGAGTTCGGCATCGCCCAGGAGTTCCTCGACCACGCCAAGCGCGCCGACATCCTCAAGGCGCTCGGCCTGACGCCGGGCGACATCGCCCTCAAGCTCTCCGGGGCCCTGCAGCGGCAGCCCGCCGCCCAGCTGCCCGCCGAGCAGCTGGTCTGA